In a genomic window of Bordetella petrii:
- a CDS encoding vWA domain-containing protein, giving the protein MSPNQRPARLICTALTAALLAACSPPAQDSAADAARALTGAGKAGNPGTVPPAVPSAPPAPPAAEADAGAPRARPGAALTRQYAPQAYSAQPAAVSLLPAPSGYYAPPQAEERENYARYRDNPVVAAQEQPVSTFGADVDTGSYTNVRRLLNEGRLPPPDAVRAEEFINYFDYGYATPDSRQQPFSIITEVSAAPWNPQRQLLKIGIQGYRVAPQDIPAANLVFLVDTSGSMAERDKLPLIKGALKQLVAQLRPQDRVAIVTYAGQASMTLDSTPGDQKARINAAIDELRAAGSTNGGAGLDLAYAQAAKGFVKGGVNRILLASDGDFNVGATDLEDLKDKIARQRQGGIALTTLGVGGGNFNDALAMQLADAGNGSYHYLDSLREARKVLAAQMSSTLLTIARDVKIQVEFNPAVVAEYRLIGYEKRALAREDFNNDRVDAGEIGAGANVTALYEITPLAAGGARLDPLRYGKPAADAGPADELAFVRVRYKLPGASDSQLVEQAVPRADARAAGTDGMRRAAAAAAFAQWLRGGKYLDDYSPAQIAALARGARGDDPHGLNAELAALVEMAAGLGTPAAP; this is encoded by the coding sequence ATGAGCCCGAACCAACGCCCTGCCCGCCTGATCTGCACCGCCCTGACCGCCGCCCTGCTGGCGGCGTGCTCGCCCCCCGCGCAAGACAGCGCGGCCGACGCCGCCCGCGCCCTGACTGGCGCCGGCAAGGCCGGCAATCCCGGCACTGTGCCGCCCGCGGTCCCCTCGGCCCCCCCGGCTCCACCGGCCGCCGAGGCCGATGCTGGGGCGCCGCGGGCGCGCCCGGGCGCCGCACTGACCCGGCAATACGCCCCCCAGGCCTACAGTGCGCAGCCTGCCGCGGTTTCGCTGCTGCCGGCGCCCTCGGGCTATTACGCGCCGCCGCAAGCCGAGGAACGCGAGAACTACGCGCGCTATCGCGACAACCCGGTGGTGGCCGCGCAAGAGCAGCCGGTGTCGACCTTCGGCGCGGATGTCGACACGGGGTCGTACACCAACGTGCGGCGCCTGCTCAACGAGGGCAGGCTGCCGCCGCCCGATGCGGTGCGCGCGGAAGAATTCATCAATTACTTCGACTACGGCTACGCCACGCCCGACTCGCGACAGCAACCGTTCAGCATCATCACCGAAGTGTCTGCCGCGCCGTGGAACCCACAACGCCAGCTGCTGAAGATCGGCATACAAGGCTACCGGGTGGCGCCACAAGACATACCGGCGGCCAACCTGGTGTTCCTGGTGGACACGTCGGGTTCGATGGCCGAGCGCGACAAGCTGCCGCTGATCAAGGGCGCGCTCAAGCAACTGGTGGCCCAGCTGCGTCCGCAGGACCGGGTGGCCATCGTGACCTATGCGGGTCAGGCGTCGATGACGCTGGATTCGACGCCCGGCGACCAGAAGGCCCGCATCAACGCCGCCATCGACGAGCTGCGCGCCGCGGGTTCGACCAATGGCGGCGCCGGCCTTGACCTGGCGTACGCGCAAGCCGCCAAAGGCTTCGTGAAGGGTGGCGTGAACCGCATCTTGCTGGCCAGCGACGGCGACTTCAACGTGGGCGCCACCGATCTCGAAGACCTGAAAGACAAGATTGCCCGCCAGCGCCAGGGCGGCATCGCGCTGACGACGCTGGGGGTGGGCGGCGGCAACTTTAATGACGCCCTGGCCATGCAACTGGCCGATGCGGGCAACGGCAGCTATCACTACCTGGACAGCTTGCGCGAAGCGCGCAAAGTGCTGGCCGCGCAGATGTCGTCCACCCTGCTGACCATTGCCCGCGACGTGAAAATACAGGTGGAATTCAACCCCGCCGTGGTGGCCGAGTACCGCCTGATCGGCTATGAAAAGCGCGCCCTGGCGCGCGAGGACTTCAACAACGACCGCGTCGATGCCGGCGAAATCGGCGCGGGCGCCAACGTGACGGCGCTGTACGAAATCACGCCGTTGGCGGCCGGCGGCGCCCGGCTCGATCCGCTGCGCTACGGTAAGCCGGCCGCGGACGCCGGACCCGCGGATGAACTGGCGTTCGTGCGCGTGCGCTACAAGCTGCCCGGCGCCAGCGACAGCCAGCTGGTGGAGCAGGCAGTGCCGCGCGCGGACGCGCGGGCCGCCGGCACGGACGGCATGCGGCGCGCGGCGGCGGCGGCGGCCTTCGCGCAATGGCTGCGCGGCGGCAAATACCTGGATGACTACTCCCCTGCCCAGATCGCCGCTCTGGCGCGCGGCGCCCGGGGCGACGACCCCCATGGGCTCAATGCCGAACTGGCGGCGCTGGTAGAAATGGCCGCCGGCCTGGGCACGCCTGCCGCACCATGA
- the alr gene encoding alanine racemase: MPRPIHASISLAALAHNLDVVRRHLDQAAQAAGGAPPSIWAVIKANAYGHGIEAAVAGFSAAQGLAMLDLAEAVRCREAGWGGPILLLEGFFQPADLDLIDRYHLSATVHTREQLDMLAQARLSRRVDIMLKLNSGMNRLGFDPDAYGSAHARALQLREQGVVGAVGRMTHFACADGTPGVAGQLRVFQSVTQGLADGPVSVCNSAATLRYPEIAVAHGAQAHWVRPGICLYGASPFADADAASFGLRPAMSLRSQIIGVQDLPAGAEVGYGATFRAERPMRVGVVACGYADGYPRHAGTGTPVVVGGVRTRLVGRVSMDMLMVDLDPVPAAGIGTPVSLWGQDGPSVDEVAQAAGTIGYELLCALAPRVPVKRDS; the protein is encoded by the coding sequence ATGCCACGCCCCATTCACGCTTCGATTTCGCTTGCCGCGCTGGCCCACAATCTGGATGTCGTGCGCCGTCATCTCGACCAGGCCGCCCAGGCGGCCGGTGGCGCGCCGCCCTCTATCTGGGCCGTCATCAAGGCCAATGCCTACGGCCATGGCATCGAAGCCGCCGTGGCGGGCTTCTCGGCCGCGCAAGGCCTGGCCATGCTCGACCTGGCCGAAGCCGTGCGCTGCCGCGAGGCCGGGTGGGGCGGTCCCATTCTCCTGCTCGAAGGCTTCTTCCAGCCCGCCGATCTCGACCTCATCGACCGCTATCATCTCAGCGCCACCGTGCACACGCGCGAACAGCTCGACATGCTGGCGCAGGCCCGGTTGTCGCGGCGCGTCGACATCATGCTCAAGCTCAATAGCGGCATGAACCGCCTGGGCTTCGACCCCGACGCCTACGGCAGCGCGCATGCGCGCGCCCTGCAGTTGCGCGAACAGGGCGTGGTGGGGGCCGTCGGCAGGATGACTCACTTCGCTTGCGCCGACGGCACGCCGGGCGTGGCCGGGCAGCTGCGCGTGTTCCAGTCCGTCACCCAGGGCCTGGCCGACGGCCCGGTCAGCGTGTGCAACTCGGCGGCCACGCTGCGCTACCCCGAAATCGCCGTGGCGCATGGTGCGCAGGCGCACTGGGTGCGGCCGGGCATCTGCCTGTACGGCGCGTCGCCTTTCGCCGACGCCGATGCCGCCAGTTTCGGCCTTCGGCCCGCCATGTCGCTGCGTTCGCAGATCATCGGCGTGCAAGACCTGCCCGCCGGCGCCGAAGTCGGTTATGGCGCCACCTTCCGCGCCGAACGCCCCATGCGGGTCGGCGTGGTGGCCTGCGGCTATGCCGATGGTTATCCGCGCCACGCCGGCACCGGCACGCCCGTCGTGGTGGGGGGCGTGCGCACCCGCCTGGTGGGGCGCGTGTCCATGGACATGCTCATGGTCGATCTCGACCCCGTTCCTGCCGCGGGCATCGGTACCCCGGTGTCGTTGTGGGGCCAGGATGGCCCATCGGTCGACGAAGTCGCCCAGGCGGCGGGCACCATCGGCTATGAATTGCTGTGCGCGCTGGCTCCCCGGGTGCCGGTCAAGCGCGACTCCTGA
- a CDS encoding RNA polymerase sigma factor → MTAPWPAAAPPANRCAGAAEGIHSAAMDIPGADDETLMQAYGAGNLAAFDALYARHRAGLYRYILRSTRNPHQADDIFQETWSRVIDARARWQPRARFTTWLLQIAHNLIVDAYRRQPAQAGPQETEAALAMLAAAEHEQPEQQLSDFQTRRRLQLAIESLPDEQRHAILLRLEHDLSLEDIADITGAPRETVKSRLRYATQRIREALNA, encoded by the coding sequence ATGACGGCCCCCTGGCCGGCGGCCGCGCCGCCGGCCAACAGGTGCGCGGGCGCAGCCGAAGGGATACACTCGGCCGCCATGGACATCCCGGGCGCCGACGACGAAACCCTGATGCAGGCCTACGGCGCCGGCAACCTGGCGGCATTCGACGCCCTGTATGCGCGCCATCGCGCCGGCCTGTATCGCTACATTCTGCGCAGCACGCGCAACCCGCACCAGGCCGACGACATTTTCCAGGAAACCTGGAGCCGGGTAATCGACGCCCGCGCCCGCTGGCAGCCGCGCGCCCGCTTCACCACCTGGCTGCTGCAGATCGCGCATAATCTGATCGTCGACGCCTACCGGCGCCAGCCCGCGCAGGCCGGTCCGCAAGAAACCGAGGCCGCGCTGGCCATGCTGGCAGCGGCCGAGCATGAGCAGCCCGAACAGCAGCTATCCGATTTCCAGACCCGGCGGCGCCTGCAGCTTGCCATCGAAAGCCTGCCGGACGAACAGCGTCATGCCATACTGCTGCGGCTGGAGCATGATCTGAGCCTGGAAGATATTGCCGACATTACCGGCGCGCCGCGCGAAACCGTGAAATCGCGCCTGCGCTATGCCACGCAGCGTATCCGTGAGGCCCTGAACGCATGA
- the hpnE gene encoding hydroxysqualene dehydroxylase HpnE, producing the protein MKKVAVIGAGWAGLAACAALREADAQVTVFEAGRTPGGRARRVVHPEFGAQLDNGQHILLGAYDQTLDLMRRVGRNPAMLLMRRSLRLASLDGTFRLSAPALPAPWHALAALATARGLPWRERMDALRMMRGLKNTGWQPPRDWTVAQLLAHYRQPATLTRLVWEPLCLAALNTPPAEASAVLYVRILRDSLAGSRHASDLLLPCVDLSALWPDAVALRANMRYGDTVRQLVPSARGVDVNRERFDAAVLAVPPSVAARLLGNALREAGSPGLLKALQAFDYLPIGTLNLRLAAPWPLPEAMMLLREDAARGHVGQWVFDRSRLSGRGPGSELAVVTSAARGLAEADRAAAIAALTAQVAEQAARHPARLPPMPAVQAAELFIEKRATFAAVPGLVRPLNTTPWPTLALAGDWTDTGYPGVLEGAVRSGLQAARVLLARQGRQG; encoded by the coding sequence ATGAAAAAGGTCGCCGTCATCGGCGCCGGCTGGGCCGGCCTGGCCGCCTGCGCCGCCTTGCGCGAAGCCGATGCCCAGGTCACGGTCTTCGAAGCCGGGCGTACGCCGGGCGGACGGGCGCGGCGCGTGGTGCACCCCGAGTTCGGCGCACAGCTCGACAACGGCCAGCACATACTGCTGGGCGCCTATGACCAGACCCTGGACCTGATGCGGCGCGTGGGCCGCAATCCGGCCATGTTGCTGATGCGGCGATCGCTGCGGCTGGCCAGCCTGGACGGCACGTTCCGCCTGTCCGCGCCGGCCCTGCCCGCCCCGTGGCACGCGCTGGCGGCGCTGGCCACCGCGCGCGGGTTGCCATGGCGCGAACGCATGGATGCCCTGCGCATGATGCGGGGACTGAAAAACACCGGATGGCAGCCGCCGCGCGACTGGACCGTGGCGCAGTTGCTGGCCCATTACCGCCAGCCCGCCACCCTGACCCGCCTGGTCTGGGAACCGCTGTGCCTGGCCGCGCTGAACACGCCGCCGGCCGAGGCCAGCGCCGTCCTGTATGTCCGCATCCTGCGTGACAGCCTGGCGGGCAGCCGCCACGCCAGCGATCTGCTGCTGCCCTGCGTCGACCTGTCGGCGCTGTGGCCCGACGCGGTGGCCCTGCGGGCCAACATGCGCTATGGCGATACCGTGCGGCAACTGGTGCCGTCGGCCCGCGGCGTGGATGTGAATCGCGAACGCTTCGATGCCGCCGTGCTGGCGGTGCCTCCGTCAGTGGCCGCCCGGCTGCTGGGCAATGCCTTGCGCGAGGCCGGCTCACCCGGCCTGCTGAAGGCGCTGCAGGCGTTCGACTACCTGCCGATCGGCACGCTGAACCTGCGCCTGGCGGCCCCCTGGCCGCTGCCCGAGGCCATGATGCTGCTGCGCGAAGATGCGGCGCGCGGCCACGTGGGCCAATGGGTGTTCGATCGGTCGCGCCTGTCCGGGCGCGGCCCCGGCAGCGAACTGGCGGTCGTGACGAGCGCCGCGCGCGGCCTGGCCGAGGCCGACCGCGCCGCCGCCATCGCGGCGCTCACCGCCCAGGTAGCCGAGCAGGCGGCGCGTCATCCGGCGCGGCTGCCGCCCATGCCGGCCGTGCAGGCCGCTGAACTGTTCATCGAAAAACGCGCCACATTCGCCGCCGTGCCCGGGCTGGTGCGCCCGCTGAATACCACGCCATGGCCCACGCTGGCGCTCGCCGGCGACTGGACCGACACCGGGTATCCGGGCGTGCTCGAAGGCGCGGTGCGCAGCGGCCTGCAGGCCGCGCGCGTGCTGCTGGCGCGGCAAGGCCGCCAGGGCTGA
- a CDS encoding SDR family oxidoreductase, which translates to MKDKCVLVTGATKGIGWALTQKLADLGCHVVGIARNTDHIDFPGYLYACDLADAGRTEEVLREIREKFPVDAIVNNVGVVRPQPLGEIDLASLYNVMDLNVRVAVQVTQAFVESMKVRRTGRIVNVSSRAIHGGLDRTSYSAAKSALIGCTRTWALELAEYGVTVNAVAPGPIETELFRVAQPAGSDGEKRALASIPMKRLGTPAEVAAAIAFLLSDEAGFITGQVLGVDGGGSLAGR; encoded by the coding sequence ATGAAAGACAAATGCGTGCTGGTGACGGGCGCCACCAAGGGCATCGGCTGGGCGCTGACCCAGAAGCTGGCCGACCTCGGCTGTCATGTCGTGGGTATCGCTCGCAATACCGATCACATCGATTTCCCGGGCTACCTGTACGCCTGCGACCTGGCCGACGCTGGCCGCACCGAAGAGGTGCTGCGTGAAATCCGCGAAAAATTCCCGGTCGACGCCATTGTCAACAACGTCGGCGTCGTGCGACCCCAGCCGCTGGGCGAAATCGACCTCGCCTCGCTCTATAACGTCATGGACCTGAACGTGCGGGTGGCGGTGCAGGTAACCCAGGCCTTCGTCGAGTCCATGAAAGTGCGGCGCACCGGGCGCATCGTCAACGTGTCCAGCCGCGCCATCCACGGCGGGCTCGATCGCACCAGCTACTCCGCCGCCAAGAGCGCCCTCATCGGCTGCACGCGCACCTGGGCGCTCGAGCTCGCCGAATACGGCGTCACGGTCAATGCCGTGGCGCCCGGCCCGATCGAAACCGAGTTGTTCCGCGTGGCCCAGCCGGCCGGCAGCGATGGCGAAAAGCGCGCGCTGGCTTCCATTCCCATGAAGCGCCTGGGCACGCCGGCCGAAGTGGCGGCCGCCATCGCCTTCCTGCTGTCCGACGAAGCCGGTTTCATCACCGGCCAGGTACTGGGCGTAGACGGCGGCGGCAGCCTGGCGGGCCGCTAA
- a CDS encoding DUF2271 domain-containing protein, whose amino-acid sequence MRKLLLSALLAGLIARTAQAADLAVNIEIPRLDVAEYHRPYVAIWLEHSDQSVVADLAVWYDVAKKNNEGAEWLKDMRQWWRRSGRNQQFPVDGVSGATRPAGKHELAFAGGGKPLANLKPGRYAVVVEAAREVGGRELVRVPFAWPPERAEQLSASGEHELGAIALTLKP is encoded by the coding sequence ATGCGCAAACTGCTGCTGTCGGCCCTGCTGGCCGGCCTGATCGCCCGGACGGCGCAGGCCGCCGACCTGGCCGTCAATATTGAAATACCCCGCCTGGACGTGGCCGAATACCACCGCCCGTATGTGGCCATCTGGCTCGAGCATTCCGACCAGAGCGTCGTGGCCGACCTGGCCGTGTGGTACGACGTTGCCAAGAAGAACAACGAAGGCGCGGAATGGTTGAAGGACATGCGCCAATGGTGGCGCCGCAGCGGCCGCAACCAGCAGTTTCCGGTGGATGGCGTCAGCGGCGCCACCCGCCCCGCCGGCAAGCACGAACTGGCTTTTGCCGGCGGCGGCAAGCCCTTGGCCAACCTGAAGCCCGGCCGCTATGCCGTGGTGGTGGAAGCCGCCCGCGAAGTAGGCGGGCGCGAGCTGGTGCGCGTGCCCTTCGCCTGGCCGCCCGAGCGGGCCGAACAACTGTCGGCCAGCGGCGAGCACGAGCTCGGCGCCATCGCCCTGACCCTGAAACCCTGA
- a CDS encoding IS3 family transposase (programmed frameshift) — MGNPRARYTQEFMLEAVRMVRGGQSMAAVAKILGISPKTLHNWVKADAAGKLNGAGKQVSPEQMEIARLRAELARVKMERDILGKSHGVLCEGVGMKYAWIELHSRQWPVSLSCQVLGVSPSGYHARKVRDVDTDRPRRRISNDALLVHIKAVHAESKGEYGWPRVWKQLLVQGIRVSKDRVQRLMKLHGIKAKTKRRFKVTTDSKHSLPVAPDLLQRDFSPARPDQVWTTDITYIWTDEGWLFLTVILDLFSRQVVGWSMQPHMRTELVSDALRMAWFRRRPQAGLILHSDRGSQYCSHDFQDLLKGYGMRSSMSRRGNCWDNAPTESLWGSLKRARILGQRFATRREAMDEVIDWLSFYNHSRLHSTLGYVSPMQFERDWYAAQNQRVA; from the exons ATGGGTAATCCGAGAGCTCGATATACGCAGGAATTCATGCTGGAAGCCGTGCGCATGGTCCGCGGCGGCCAGAGCATGGCGGCGGTGGCGAAGATACTGGGCATCAGCCCGAAGACGCTGCACAACTGGGTGAAGGCCGATGCCGCTGGGAAGCTGAACGGCGCAGGCAAACAGGTTTCTCCAGAACAGATGGAGATTGCCCGGCTGCGCGCGGAGTTGGCACGCGTGAAGATGGAGCGCGACATATTGG GGAAAAGCCACGGCGTACTTTGCGAAGGTGTCGGCATGAAGTACGCCTGGATCGAGCTTCACAGCCGACAATGGCCGGTGTCCCTGAGCTGCCAGGTGCTGGGTGTCAGCCCCAGCGGTTACCACGCGCGCAAGGTGCGGGATGTCGATACTGACCGACCGCGCCGACGCATCAGCAACGACGCTCTGCTGGTGCACATCAAGGCCGTGCACGCTGAATCCAAAGGCGAGTACGGCTGGCCGCGCGTGTGGAAGCAACTGCTGGTCCAGGGCATTCGCGTCAGCAAGGATCGTGTCCAGCGGCTCATGAAGCTGCACGGCATCAAGGCGAAGACCAAACGCCGGTTCAAGGTCACGACCGACAGCAAACACAGCCTGCCGGTCGCACCGGACCTGCTGCAACGAGACTTCTCTCCCGCGCGTCCCGACCAGGTCTGGACTACGGACATCACGTACATCTGGACGGACGAGGGTTGGCTGTTTCTGACCGTCATTCTCGACCTGTTCAGCCGTCAGGTGGTGGGCTGGTCGATGCAGCCGCACATGCGCACGGAGCTGGTGTCTGATGCGCTGCGTATGGCGTGGTTTCGCCGCCGTCCGCAAGCGGGCCTGATCCTCCACAGTGACCGTGGCAGCCAGTATTGCAGTCATGACTTCCAGGACCTGCTCAAGGGCTACGGCATGCGCAGTTCGATGAGCCGTCGAGGCAATTGCTGGGACAACGCACCGACCGAGAGCCTGTGGGGATCGCTCAAGCGTGCACGCATCCTCGGCCAGCGCTTTGCAACGCGTCGCGAAGCGATGGACGAGGTAATCGACTGGTTGAGCTTCTACAATCATTCGCGCTTGCACTCGACGTTGGGCTACGTCAGCCCGATGCAATTCGAGCGGGACTGGTACGCCGCCCAGAACCAACGGGTGGCATAA
- the hpnC gene encoding squalene synthase HpnC — translation MAVDHYENFPVASLLLPRRLRGPVTDIYRYARAADDIADEGDASDAQRLAGLAAFRAELHRIGAEPGSAPDAAPELAHIFAPLARTIARHQLPITPFYDLLSAFEQDVTVKRYDDYAALLDYCTRSANPVGRLMLHLYDAATPDNLAESDAICTGLQLVNFWQDVRVDWRKQRIYLPRADMQRHGVTEDDLAACRLTPQWRALMACQVERARALLHSGAPLARRLPGRIGLELRMVVQGGLRILERIEHNGYDVFLNRPELRARDWPIILWRAI, via the coding sequence ATGGCTGTCGATCATTACGAGAACTTTCCAGTTGCCTCGCTGTTGCTGCCTCGCCGGCTGCGCGGCCCGGTGACCGATATTTACCGCTATGCGCGCGCCGCCGACGATATCGCCGACGAAGGCGATGCCAGCGATGCCCAGCGCCTGGCCGGCCTGGCCGCCTTTCGCGCCGAACTGCATCGCATCGGCGCCGAGCCTGGCAGCGCGCCGGACGCCGCGCCCGAGCTGGCGCACATCTTCGCGCCGCTGGCGCGCACCATTGCGCGCCACCAATTGCCCATCACGCCGTTCTACGACCTGCTGTCGGCCTTCGAGCAGGACGTGACGGTCAAGCGCTATGATGACTACGCGGCGCTGCTCGATTACTGCACGCGGTCGGCCAACCCCGTGGGCCGCCTGATGCTGCATCTTTACGATGCCGCCACGCCAGATAACCTGGCCGAGTCCGACGCCATCTGCACCGGCCTGCAGCTCGTCAATTTCTGGCAAGACGTGCGGGTGGACTGGCGCAAGCAGCGCATTTACCTGCCACGCGCCGACATGCAACGCCACGGCGTCACCGAAGACGACCTGGCTGCCTGCCGGCTGACGCCCCAATGGCGCGCGCTGATGGCCTGCCAGGTCGAGCGCGCGCGGGCGCTGCTACACTCTGGCGCTCCACTGGCGCGCCGCCTGCCCGGCCGCATCGGCCTGGAATTGCGCATGGTCGTGCAGGGCGGACTGCGTATCCTGGAACGCATCGAGCACAACGGCTACGACGTCTTCCTGAATCGCCCCGAACTGCGCGCGCGCGACTGGCCCATCATTTTGTGGCGAGCCATCTAG
- the hpnD gene encoding presqualene diphosphate synthase HpnD: MTPDDYCQEKAAKSGSSFYYSFLFLPPERRRAITALYAFCREVDDVVDECSDPSVARIKLAWWRTQVDHLFAGQVEHPVMRALQPHLESCGISRERMQAVIDGMEMDLDQTRYLDWPGLRKYCWHAAGVVGELSAGVFGYADPRTLEYAGKLGLAFQLTNIIRDVGDDARRGRIYLPVDDLQRFDVKAAEILNGTYSDRFTALMRFQTERARQLYGEAMASLPETDRRAQRPGLMMAAIYHALLDEIERDEWQVLHQRISLTPLRKLWLAWKTWVGGGRGLVRRLAR; the protein is encoded by the coding sequence ATGACGCCTGACGATTACTGCCAGGAAAAGGCCGCCAAAAGCGGTTCGAGTTTCTATTATTCGTTCCTGTTCCTGCCACCCGAGCGCCGCCGCGCCATCACCGCGCTGTACGCCTTCTGCCGCGAGGTCGACGACGTGGTCGACGAATGCTCCGACCCGTCGGTGGCGCGCATCAAGCTGGCCTGGTGGCGCACGCAGGTCGACCACCTGTTTGCCGGCCAGGTGGAACACCCCGTGATGCGCGCGCTGCAGCCTCACCTGGAGTCCTGTGGCATTTCGCGCGAACGCATGCAGGCGGTGATCGACGGCATGGAAATGGACCTCGACCAGACCCGCTACCTGGACTGGCCGGGGTTGCGCAAGTACTGCTGGCATGCCGCCGGCGTGGTGGGCGAACTGTCGGCCGGCGTGTTCGGCTATGCCGATCCGCGCACCCTGGAATACGCCGGCAAGCTGGGGCTGGCGTTCCAGCTGACCAACATCATCCGCGACGTCGGCGACGACGCGCGGCGCGGCCGCATCTATTTGCCTGTAGACGACCTGCAGCGGTTCGACGTCAAGGCCGCCGAGATCCTGAACGGCACCTATTCCGACCGTTTCACCGCGCTGATGCGCTTTCAGACCGAGCGCGCCCGCCAGCTGTATGGCGAAGCCATGGCCAGCCTGCCCGAGACCGACCGCCGCGCGCAGCGCCCGGGCCTGATGATGGCGGCCATTTACCACGCCCTGCTCGATGAGATCGAACGCGACGAATGGCAGGTGCTGCATCAACGCATTTCGCTCACGCCCCTGCGCAAGCTGTGGCTGGCCTGGAAAACCTGGGTGGGCGGCGGCCGCGGCCTGGTGCGCCGCCTGGCACGATGA
- the crcB gene encoding fluoride efflux transporter CrcB: MTQTLIPLNFLAVAIGAALGACARWLAGLWLNSSAWPWGTLLVNLAGGYLIGLALAVLLAHPEWPQWIRLAAVTGFLGGLTTFSTFSAETVGMLERGAYATALGYAALSLVGSLALTALGLASAHALR; the protein is encoded by the coding sequence ATGACGCAGACACTCATCCCGCTCAACTTTCTCGCCGTGGCGATCGGCGCCGCGCTGGGCGCCTGCGCGCGCTGGCTGGCCGGGCTCTGGCTGAATTCGTCGGCGTGGCCGTGGGGCACCTTGCTGGTCAACCTGGCGGGGGGCTACCTGATCGGGCTGGCCCTGGCTGTGTTGCTGGCGCATCCTGAATGGCCGCAATGGATACGCCTGGCGGCCGTTACGGGTTTTCTGGGCGGACTCACCACGTTTTCCACGTTTTCCGCCGAAACGGTGGGCATGCTCGAACGCGGCGCCTACGCCACTGCCTTGGGATATGCGGCGCTCAGCCTGGTGGGGTCGCTGGCGCTGACGGCGCTGGGCCTGGCCAGCGCGCACGCGCTGCGCTGA
- a CDS encoding PepSY-associated TM helix domain-containing protein, with the protein MLLFAVTGLTLNNASLIEARPTVTNRQAQLPPALLGQLKAANTGARQAAVPAPVAQWLDSELDAQVAGRAPEWSPDELYISLPRPGGDAWLSIGLADGAVEYERTERGWIAYLNDLHKGRHTGTAWSWFLDVFAVACLVFSLTGLVLLQMHAGQRAATWPMVGLGLLIPLVLALLYIH; encoded by the coding sequence ATGCTGTTGTTCGCCGTTACCGGCCTGACTCTCAACAATGCCTCGCTGATCGAGGCGCGCCCCACGGTGACCAACCGCCAGGCGCAATTGCCGCCTGCGCTGCTCGGCCAGCTCAAGGCCGCCAATACCGGCGCCAGGCAAGCCGCCGTGCCAGCGCCCGTGGCCCAGTGGCTGGACAGTGAACTGGACGCGCAGGTGGCCGGCCGCGCGCCCGAGTGGTCGCCCGACGAACTGTATATCTCGCTGCCGCGCCCCGGCGGCGACGCCTGGCTGTCCATCGGCCTGGCCGACGGCGCCGTGGAATACGAGCGCACCGAACGCGGCTGGATCGCCTACTTGAACGACCTGCACAAGGGCCGCCACACAGGCACGGCGTGGAGCTGGTTCCTGGACGTATTCGCCGTGGCCTGTCTGGTGTTTTCGCTGACGGGCCTGGTGCTGCTGCAAATGCACGCCGGCCAGCGCGCCGCCACCTGGCCCATGGTCGGGTTGGGGCTGCTGATCCCGCTGGTGCTGGCCCTGCTGTACATCCACTGA